A stretch of Gossypium hirsutum isolate 1008001.06 chromosome A06, Gossypium_hirsutum_v2.1, whole genome shotgun sequence DNA encodes these proteins:
- the LOC107963518 gene encoding uncharacterized protein isoform X2, producing the protein MGTLSANSREENSLQKQQQRSNTNHTHRPNLNVLFPQPRLPINRPDEIILVPNDFQDPYLSSDDSEYESDEYFGDEDSKDNELEEVKQEIKLLQLRLFLNQELANMMMRRVQKLQLEISQFGQEIENLQRRMG; encoded by the exons ATGGGAACGTTATCAGCCAATAGTAGGGAGGAGAATTCTCTTCAGAAGCAGCAACAACGCTCAAACACAAACCACACCCATAGGCCAAACCTTAATGTGCTCTTCCCACAACCCCGACTCCCCATCAATAG GCCTGATGAAATTATTTTGGTCCCTAATGATTTTCAAGATCCATACTTAAGCAG TGATGATAGTGAATATGAAAGTGATGAatattttggggatgaagattCTAAAGACAATGAACTAGAAGAA GTGAAACAAGAGATCAAGCTGCTGCAACTTCGGCTCTTTTTAAATCAGGAACTAGCCAATATGATGATGCG CAGGGTGCAG AAGCTTCAACTTGAAATCTCTCAATTTGGACAAGAGATCGAAAACCTGCAGAGAAGAATGG GTTAA
- the LOC107963226 gene encoding uncharacterized protein translates to MVRGQRAPGRGAGPTEAKQPVLVYAVCRHKDGDAPDVITDIGSTHSYVASAASKTLGLPFESTSSEITVLLFEEFDLILGIDWLVKHRVSLDYAEKRIVLRTEKVAENLVRKGYEAYLAYISVADSEGSSIKDIRTVRDFPNVFLEELPGLPSNREVEFRIELIPGTAPVSIAPYRMALKELIELKAQIQELLDRGFIRPSMSP, encoded by the exons ATGGTCCGAGGACAGAGAGCACCAGGAAGGGGTGCTGGACCGACTGAGGCGAAGCAACCCGTATTGGTTTATGCTGTTTGTCGCCATAAGGATGGAGATGCTCCGgacgttatcactg ATATAGGCTCTACACATTCTTACGTAGCTAGTGCAGCGTCTAAGACCTTAGGATTACCGTttgagagcacttctagtgagataACAGTG CTTCTTTTTGAGGAGTTCGATTTGATTTTGGGCATAGATTGGCTAGTTAAACACCGAGTGAGTCTGGATTATGCTGAAAAGAGGATTGTTCTGAGAACCGAGAAGG TGGCAGAAAATTTGGTAAGGAAGGGGTACGAGGCGTACTTGGCGTATATCAGTGTTGCTGATTCTGAGGGCTCTTCGATTAAGGACATTCGTACTGTGAGGGACTTTCCAAATGTGTTTCTAGAGGAACTACCAGGATTGCCTTCGAATCGTGAGGTAGAATTTCGGATTGAGTTGATTCCTGGTACCGCTCctgtgtctatcgccccttatcgaatggcactgaaggagttGATAGaacttaaggctcaaattcaggaGCTGTTGGATCGTGGGTTTATTCGTCCTAGTATGTCTCCATAG
- the LOC107963518 gene encoding uncharacterized protein isoform X1: MGTLSANSREENSLQKQQQRSNTNHTHRPNLNVLFPQPRLPINRPDEIILVPNDFQDPYLSSDDSEYESDEYFGDEDSKDNELEEVVKQEIKLLQLRLFLNQELANMMMRRVQKLQLEISQFGQEIENLQRRMG; the protein is encoded by the exons ATGGGAACGTTATCAGCCAATAGTAGGGAGGAGAATTCTCTTCAGAAGCAGCAACAACGCTCAAACACAAACCACACCCATAGGCCAAACCTTAATGTGCTCTTCCCACAACCCCGACTCCCCATCAATAG GCCTGATGAAATTATTTTGGTCCCTAATGATTTTCAAGATCCATACTTAAGCAG TGATGATAGTGAATATGAAAGTGATGAatattttggggatgaagattCTAAAGACAATGAACTAGAAGAAGTG GTGAAACAAGAGATCAAGCTGCTGCAACTTCGGCTCTTTTTAAATCAGGAACTAGCCAATATGATGATGCG CAGGGTGCAG AAGCTTCAACTTGAAATCTCTCAATTTGGACAAGAGATCGAAAACCTGCAGAGAAGAATGG GTTAA
- the LOC121230699 gene encoding myosin heavy chain, clone 203-like encodes MTTPEYDRWWNQRINDNIPTSDQGNPQSIEEHLKVVPSELEIIRQDFERKIKEEQSKANQWEKKFRDAQTREGALKRSLVERQNEKEGLKIRVSELERSLYQYRSRNSAIELKASQNRIEELKENIEELKTALQNRELQIELLVVNNERWKEQLHQSQDQVRSRDYVMGEALTQVREVADHLQTFTVQADVLSLKYESESDRGQKLAWLLRQKSMMDQLTRLLAGGLEKGKSPLINAEEDNKDPTYPPGFAPTDV; translated from the exons ATGACTACTCCTGAGTACGACCGATGGTGGAATCAGAGGATTAACGACAACATCCCTACATCAGATCAAGGGAATCCTCAGTCGATAGAAGAGCACTTGAAAGTAGTcccatctgagctagaaatcatCAGGCAAGATTTCGAGAGAAAGA TTAAAGAAGAACAAAGCAAAGCTAACCAATGGGAGAAAAAATTTCGCGATGCTCAAACTCGAGAAGGTGCTCTGAAAAGAAGTTTGGTAGAAAGACAGAATGAGAAAGAAGGGTTAAAGATCCGAGTATCAGAGTTAGAGAGGTCATTGTATCAGTATCGCTCGCGTAACTCTGCAATCGAGTTGAAAGCTAGTCAGAACAGAATCgaagaattaaaagagaatatagaaGAACTCAAAACAGCGCTGCAAAATCGTGAACTTCAGATAGAACTCCTCGTGGTAAATAACGAGCGATGGAAGGAGCAACTTCATCAATCTCAAGACCAAGTCAGGAGCAGGGATTACGTCATGGGCGAAGCTTTGACTCAAGTGCGagaagtggctgatcacttgcaAACATTTACAGTACAAGCCGATGTGCTGAGTTTAAAATACGAGTCAGAATCGGACCGAGGACAAAagctagcttggcttcttaggcag AAAAGCATGATGGACCAATTAACTCGTCTATTGGCTGGCggattagaaaaagggaaaagccctTTGATCAATGCGGAAGAAGATAATAAAGATCCTACCTACCCTCCGGGTTTTGCCCCAACAGACGTTTAG